A single window of Thermoflexus hugenholtzii JAD2 DNA harbors:
- a CDS encoding DegT/DnrJ/EryC1/StrS family aminotransferase produces MKIPMARPLIDEETRQAVLEVLASGRLAQGPRVLEFEERFAEWNEVPFAIAVSSGTAALLLALMALGVGPGDEVITTPLTFAATANVVLFVGARPVFADIDPMTLNLDPEAVERRITARTRAILLVHLYGNPCEMEAFQELTERYGLALIEDAAHAPGALYQGKPVGSFGIGCFSFYATKNITTGEGGMITTSDPRLARRLRMLRDHGQSAKYVHEILGLNFRMTELQATIGIGQLIHIDSWNARRRALAAIYDARLRGVDKLAITPRSTPVYHLYTIRVPAGLRDVLRQRLEEAGIETGVHYPIPLYRQPLYQRLGYNDSLPVAERATQEVLSLPIHPALREEEILYVIETVNTLMDELMGG; encoded by the coding sequence ATGAAAATCCCGATGGCGCGTCCGCTGATCGACGAGGAAACCCGCCAGGCCGTCCTGGAGGTGCTGGCATCGGGGCGCCTGGCCCAGGGCCCGCGTGTGCTGGAGTTCGAGGAACGCTTCGCGGAGTGGAACGAGGTGCCTTTCGCCATCGCCGTGTCCAGCGGGACCGCGGCGTTGCTCCTCGCGCTGATGGCCCTCGGGGTCGGCCCGGGCGATGAGGTGATCACCACACCCCTCACCTTCGCCGCCACCGCCAATGTGGTCCTGTTCGTAGGAGCCCGCCCGGTGTTCGCCGACATCGACCCGATGACGCTGAACCTGGATCCCGAGGCGGTGGAGCGACGGATCACCGCCCGCACCCGGGCCATCCTTCTGGTCCATCTGTATGGCAACCCGTGCGAGATGGAAGCGTTTCAGGAGCTGACGGAGCGTTACGGCCTGGCCTTGATTGAGGATGCCGCCCACGCGCCCGGCGCGCTGTATCAGGGAAAGCCGGTGGGATCTTTCGGCATCGGATGCTTCTCATTCTATGCCACCAAGAACATAACCACCGGGGAAGGCGGCATGATCACCACCAGTGATCCTCGCCTGGCCCGCCGTCTGCGGATGCTGCGGGATCACGGCCAATCCGCCAAATACGTCCACGAGATCCTCGGATTGAACTTCCGCATGACGGAGCTCCAGGCGACCATCGGGATCGGCCAGCTGATCCATATCGACAGCTGGAACGCCCGACGTCGGGCTCTCGCCGCCATTTACGATGCTCGACTTCGAGGGGTCGACAAGCTGGCCATCACCCCCCGGAGCACTCCCGTTTATCATCTCTACACCATCCGTGTCCCGGCCGGGCTCCGGGATGTGCTCCGCCAGCGCCTGGAGGAGGCCGGGATCGAGACCGGCGTCCATTACCCGATCCCCCTCTATCGTCAGCCGCTTTATCAGCGTCTGGGCTACAACGATTCCCTCCCGGTCGCGGAGCGCGCCACGCAGGAGGTGCTCTCCCTTCCCATCCATCCCGCCCTCCGCGAGGAGGAAATCCTGTATGTCATTGAGACCGTGAACACGTTGATGGACGAGCTGATGGGAGGTTGA
- a CDS encoding glycosyltransferase: protein MPSEIRYTLIIPCYNEAETIPHLREALRPVIEQLKSDGGVEVLFVDDGSTDGTGDLLRAIFAGWPFVRILSHPHNRGLGAALRTGFQAARGEIVITTDSDGTYPFEETLTLLRHLRENVDLVTASPYAPGGGIEGVPPWRQLFSFGASFLYRLILHSPVRTYTALFRAYRRRVLEAISIESDGYVAVAEIMAKAIRRGFRVAEYPTTLRVRRFGRSKMKILRTILAHLRLMAHLIFPVRAAPSLPTGPLQMADKESGGLR from the coding sequence TTGCCCAGTGAAATCCGATATACCCTGATCATTCCCTGTTACAACGAGGCGGAGACTATCCCTCATCTCCGGGAGGCCCTCCGGCCCGTGATCGAGCAGCTGAAGAGCGATGGAGGGGTGGAGGTGCTTTTCGTGGACGACGGGAGCACCGATGGCACGGGGGATCTCCTGCGAGCGATCTTCGCGGGCTGGCCCTTCGTGCGGATCCTAAGCCACCCCCACAACCGGGGTCTGGGGGCTGCGTTGCGCACCGGATTCCAGGCGGCCCGCGGGGAAATCGTGATCACGACCGACAGCGATGGGACCTATCCCTTCGAAGAGACCCTCACGCTGCTGCGGCATCTACGGGAGAATGTGGATCTGGTGACCGCCTCGCCGTATGCCCCCGGTGGAGGCATCGAGGGCGTGCCCCCCTGGCGGCAGCTGTTCAGCTTCGGCGCTTCGTTTCTCTACCGGCTGATCTTGCACTCTCCGGTGCGCACCTACACCGCCCTCTTCCGCGCCTACCGCCGCCGTGTCCTGGAGGCGATCTCCATCGAGTCAGACGGCTATGTCGCGGTGGCGGAGATCATGGCCAAAGCCATCCGCCGGGGGTTTCGCGTGGCCGAATATCCGACCACCCTGCGAGTCCGCCGCTTCGGGCGCTCAAAGATGAAGATCCTGCGCACCATCCTGGCCCACCTGCGTCTGATGGCCCACCTGATCTTCCCGGTGAGGGCTGCGCCCTCCCTTCCCACCGGTCCTCTCCAGATGGCGGACAAAGAATCCGGAGGTCTTCGATGA
- a CDS encoding Gfo/Idh/MocA family protein, whose amino-acid sequence MKPVRVGVVGVGSMGERHCRVLGSLRGVELVGVYDRCRERALEVAARYETRAFARLEDLAAAVEAATIATPTPTHAEIALELIERDVAVMIEKPMATSTIEAMAICEAARRRRVPVQVGHIERFNPVYIELKTILEPMRPISLTFRRLSPYAVSNRDADVILDLMVHDLDLAIDLIGAPPARIYPVGRQVFSEAVDYAILTMEFPGGELATLFASRVTEQKVRAIEITAAEAYIEADLLNKGITVYRYTIPIYTNDNQPVKYRQEGWMERIGIPMAEPLALELQHFVDCVRTGKTPQVSAQDGLRVIQLAERIRTLLYQGAAVALRFPSLAAPVGANPQLSEVER is encoded by the coding sequence ATGAAACCGGTGCGTGTAGGGGTGGTCGGCGTGGGCTCCATGGGGGAGCGGCACTGCCGGGTGCTGGGATCCCTGCGTGGGGTGGAGCTGGTGGGCGTTTATGACCGCTGTCGTGAGCGGGCGCTGGAGGTGGCTGCCCGCTATGAGACCCGGGCGTTCGCCCGCCTGGAGGATCTGGCCGCCGCGGTGGAGGCGGCCACCATCGCCACCCCCACGCCCACCCATGCGGAGATCGCCCTGGAGCTGATCGAACGAGATGTGGCGGTCATGATCGAGAAGCCCATGGCCACCTCCACCATCGAGGCCATGGCCATCTGCGAGGCCGCCCGCCGTCGTCGCGTCCCGGTCCAGGTCGGCCATATCGAGCGCTTCAACCCTGTCTACATCGAGCTCAAGACCATCCTGGAGCCCATGCGGCCCATCAGCCTAACCTTTCGGCGACTGAGCCCCTACGCGGTCAGCAACCGCGACGCCGACGTGATCTTGGACCTCATGGTTCACGATCTGGATCTCGCCATCGATCTGATCGGCGCCCCGCCGGCCCGCATCTACCCGGTGGGACGCCAGGTGTTCTCCGAAGCGGTGGACTACGCCATCCTGACCATGGAGTTCCCGGGCGGGGAGCTGGCCACTCTCTTCGCCTCCCGGGTGACCGAGCAGAAAGTCCGCGCCATTGAGATCACCGCCGCCGAGGCTTACATCGAAGCCGATCTCCTGAACAAGGGGATCACGGTTTACCGCTACACGATCCCGATCTACACCAACGACAACCAGCCGGTGAAATACCGCCAGGAAGGGTGGATGGAACGGATCGGGATCCCCATGGCGGAGCCCCTGGCTCTGGAGCTCCAGCACTTCGTAGACTGCGTGCGAACCGGGAAGACGCCTCAGGTCTCCGCGCAGGATGGCCTCCGGGTCATCCAGCTGGCGGAACGGATCCGAACGCTTCTGTATCAGGGAGCGGCCGTGGCGCTCCGCTTTCCATCCCTCGCCGCCCCCGTCGGGGCGAATCCCCAGCTTTCGGAGGTCGAACGTTGA
- the wecB gene encoding non-hydrolyzing UDP-N-acetylglucosamine 2-epimerase → MSVVGARPEFIQAAPVSRALRQEHHEVLVHTGQHYDDRMSRIFFEDLDLPQPDYNLGVGSGPHGRQTGEMMARLEEVLFREQPDLVIVRGDTNSTLAGALAAAKLHIPLAHIEAGERSFNKRMPEEINRLVADRLADLHFCITRRAVQHLAREGITEGVFFVGDVMLDAVRIYLPRALERAPALLEQLDLSPGGYLLVTVHRAGNTDSPHRLAGVLSALNAIPEPILFPVHPRTRQALSRYGLQAADHVRLIEPVGYLDMLALEAHARMILTDSGGVQREAYFLGIPCLTLREETELMETVEVGWNLLVGTDPRRIVEAWRSFRPRGPRPPLFGDGHAAERIAAVLRQSPPRFGQHYRWPDQIRLRTFEDRELSLIPSPGWGSG, encoded by the coding sequence GTGTCCGTGGTGGGAGCCCGCCCCGAGTTCATTCAGGCCGCGCCGGTCAGCCGGGCCTTGCGGCAGGAGCACCACGAGGTGCTGGTCCACACCGGCCAGCACTATGACGACCGCATGTCCCGCATCTTCTTCGAGGACCTGGATCTGCCACAGCCGGACTACAACCTGGGGGTGGGCTCCGGGCCTCACGGCCGCCAGACCGGCGAGATGATGGCCCGCCTGGAGGAGGTCCTGTTCCGGGAACAGCCGGACCTGGTCATCGTGCGAGGGGACACCAACTCCACACTGGCCGGGGCTCTGGCGGCAGCGAAGCTGCATATCCCGCTGGCCCACATCGAGGCCGGCGAGCGCAGCTTCAACAAACGGATGCCGGAAGAGATTAACCGGCTGGTGGCCGACCGCCTGGCCGATCTCCACTTCTGCATCACCCGACGCGCGGTGCAGCATCTGGCCCGGGAGGGGATCACCGAGGGGGTTTTCTTCGTCGGGGATGTGATGCTGGACGCGGTGCGGATCTACCTGCCCCGCGCGCTGGAACGAGCGCCCGCCCTGCTGGAGCAGCTCGACCTTTCGCCCGGCGGATACTTGCTGGTCACCGTCCACCGGGCCGGCAACACCGACTCCCCTCACCGTCTCGCCGGGGTCCTCTCCGCCCTGAACGCCATCCCGGAGCCCATCCTGTTCCCGGTTCATCCCCGGACCCGTCAGGCCCTGTCGCGCTACGGCCTTCAAGCAGCGGATCATGTCCGTCTGATCGAGCCGGTGGGCTACCTGGACATGCTCGCCCTGGAGGCCCACGCCCGGATGATCCTCACCGACTCCGGCGGGGTCCAGCGGGAGGCGTATTTCCTCGGCATCCCCTGCCTCACCCTGCGGGAGGAGACCGAGCTGATGGAGACCGTGGAAGTGGGATGGAATCTCCTGGTGGGGACGGATCCCCGTCGCATCGTAGAGGCATGGCGGTCCTTCCGGCCCCGCGGCCCCCGTCCGCCGCTGTTCGGGGACGGCCACGCAGCGGAGCGGATCGCCGCGGTGCTCCGCCAGAGCCCTCCGCGCTTCGGCCAGCACTACCGCTGGCCGGATCAAATACGGCTGCGGACGTTCGAGGACCGAGAACTTTCCCTGATCCCTTCCCCGGGTTGGGGATCCGGCTGA
- a CDS encoding ATP-grasp domain-containing protein: MKKRPKRILLLGAGGPPGINVIRSWREAPEPFYIVGTDMNPFHLEWVPADRVYLVPPVDHPDYLDAIAEIVEREGIDLIHAQPDVEVRALSENRERFPARVFLPRKETIRLLQDKQASAERWRQAGIHTFPTVPVETPEDLERAVEIIGLPLWLRAREGAGARGATLVERIETGIHWIAYWRSRGVRWEFIAQPYFSGREFAWQSLWKDGRLIVSQGRQRIEYIYPHLAPSGRTGTSAVTVTVHDERVNEVATRCVLAVDPQATGVFSVDLMEDERGNLFPTEINAGRFFTTTYFYTRAGCNMPYYMIRLAFDEPLPELPSYNALPAGLYWIRHIDCPAVLVPHGALRVQREPSLAWFDGAQSMQAIEAMWRAPASP, encoded by the coding sequence ATGAAGAAACGTCCGAAGCGCATCCTGTTGCTGGGCGCAGGGGGACCACCGGGGATCAACGTGATCCGCTCCTGGCGGGAAGCCCCTGAGCCCTTCTACATCGTGGGAACCGATATGAACCCCTTCCATCTGGAATGGGTGCCCGCCGACCGGGTCTATCTGGTCCCACCGGTCGATCACCCCGATTACCTGGATGCGATCGCGGAGATCGTGGAGCGCGAAGGGATCGACCTGATCCACGCCCAGCCCGATGTGGAGGTCCGCGCCCTCTCGGAGAACCGGGAGCGCTTTCCGGCCCGTGTATTCCTTCCGCGGAAGGAGACCATCCGGCTGCTCCAGGACAAGCAGGCTTCGGCGGAGCGCTGGCGTCAGGCTGGGATCCACACGTTCCCCACGGTGCCGGTGGAAACTCCGGAGGATCTAGAGCGGGCGGTGGAGATCATCGGGCTCCCCCTCTGGTTGCGCGCCCGAGAGGGGGCAGGGGCGCGGGGCGCCACCCTGGTGGAGCGCATCGAGACCGGTATCCACTGGATCGCTTACTGGCGGTCGCGGGGCGTGCGCTGGGAGTTCATCGCCCAGCCCTACTTCTCCGGCCGGGAGTTCGCCTGGCAATCCCTCTGGAAGGACGGGCGGCTCATCGTCTCCCAGGGACGACAGCGGATCGAATACATCTATCCCCACTTGGCGCCCTCCGGCCGCACGGGGACCAGCGCCGTGACGGTGACCGTGCATGACGAGCGGGTCAACGAGGTGGCTACGCGTTGTGTGCTGGCGGTGGATCCGCAGGCGACCGGGGTGTTCAGCGTGGACCTGATGGAAGACGAGCGGGGCAACCTGTTCCCCACTGAGATCAACGCCGGCCGCTTCTTCACCACCACGTATTTCTACACGCGGGCGGGCTGCAACATGCCCTATTATATGATCCGGCTGGCCTTCGACGAGCCCCTCCCGGAGCTCCCCTCCTATAACGCCCTGCCAGCTGGCCTTTACTGGATCCGTCACATCGACTGCCCTGCCGTCCTCGTCCCCCACGGTGCCTTGCGGGTTCAGCGGGAGCCCAGCCTGGCCTGGTTTGATGGAGCACAGTCCATGCAGGCCATCGAGGCAATGTGGCGTGCCCCCGCGTCGCCATAA
- a CDS encoding SMR family transporter — MRGALGYLLVSIVCAVIGQLLLKQGMREMGPVTLSLSGLPDLILRLATSPWVVVGMSLYLGGSLFWLTALSRIDLSLAYPFAGLNYVLIVIASYLLFGESLSPLRVIGVLLIALGVSLVARSA, encoded by the coding sequence ATGAGGGGAGCGCTGGGATATCTGCTGGTCAGCATTGTGTGCGCCGTCATCGGTCAGCTCCTGCTGAAACAGGGCATGCGGGAGATGGGCCCGGTGACCCTGAGCCTGTCCGGGCTGCCGGATCTGATCCTCCGCCTGGCCACCAGCCCATGGGTGGTGGTGGGGATGAGCCTGTATCTGGGAGGAAGCCTGTTCTGGCTGACGGCGCTGTCGCGGATCGACCTGAGCCTGGCCTACCCCTTCGCGGGACTGAACTACGTGCTGATCGTCATCGCCTCGTATCTGCTGTTTGGGGAATCCCTGAGCCCTCTCCGGGTGATCGGCGTGCTGCTCATCGCCCTGGGGGTCAGCCTGGTAGCCCGTAGCGCGTGA
- a CDS encoding thiamine pyrophosphate-binding protein, whose protein sequence is MNGAALLVESLQQQGVSVIFGLPGDEVAFFEALRGSPIRFITVRHEQAAAFMADAYGRLTRCPGVCFSTLGPGATNLATGLANALLDRSPVVALSDQVPTDQMRSGVHQYIDLTAMFQPITKWSAVIRDPELIPPTLEYAFRVARAERPGPVHLTLPVNVLERECFLFQLGSELPERPLSRGGRPDPRALQQMAAWLREARAPVLLVGNLPLRAGFLEALRRFIEAYQIPTLTTYMGKGALPEDHPLCLGVISRHARGELVGLFTACDLILTIGYDEVEGVKPSLWMVGNHKRVVCMDSVVEGESPLLSADLTLAGDVAAILEELTALAPADRQPWLEVTTVREAMQRPLQRPLAETAPLSPAAITRTLSRVLPDRGVITVDVGLNKYAMGLTYRIRGSQRILFSNGLSAMGFALPAALGARLACPEEPIVAVSGDGGFLMNVQELETSARHGLPVIALVLRDNALGLIHRMQMARFGDAVGTTLGNPDLPTLAAAFGARGITVDSVDILADVLIEALSSHQTWVVDIPTSYEGWLQ, encoded by the coding sequence ATGAACGGAGCCGCGCTTCTGGTGGAAAGCCTGCAGCAACAGGGCGTCTCGGTGATCTTCGGTCTGCCGGGCGATGAAGTCGCGTTCTTCGAGGCGCTCCGGGGCAGCCCCATCCGGTTCATCACCGTGCGCCATGAACAGGCTGCCGCCTTCATGGCGGATGCCTACGGCCGGCTGACCAGGTGCCCAGGGGTCTGTTTCTCCACCCTGGGGCCTGGGGCCACCAACCTGGCCACCGGCCTGGCCAACGCCTTGCTGGACCGCTCCCCCGTGGTGGCCCTCTCGGATCAGGTCCCCACCGATCAGATGCGCTCGGGGGTTCATCAATATATCGACCTGACGGCCATGTTCCAGCCGATCACCAAATGGAGCGCGGTGATCCGCGACCCGGAGCTCATCCCCCCCACCCTGGAATACGCCTTCCGGGTTGCCCGGGCGGAACGGCCCGGACCGGTGCACCTCACCCTTCCGGTGAACGTGCTGGAGCGGGAGTGCTTCCTGTTCCAACTGGGCAGCGAGCTTCCAGAACGTCCGCTCTCCCGAGGCGGTCGTCCGGACCCCCGGGCGCTGCAACAGATGGCCGCGTGGCTTCGCGAGGCCCGGGCCCCGGTCCTGCTCGTGGGCAATCTCCCTCTGCGCGCAGGGTTTCTGGAGGCCCTGCGCCGTTTCATCGAAGCCTACCAGATCCCAACCCTGACCACTTATATGGGCAAGGGAGCCCTGCCCGAGGACCATCCCCTCTGTCTGGGGGTGATCAGCCGTCACGCCCGGGGGGAGCTCGTGGGCCTGTTCACCGCATGTGATCTCATCCTCACCATCGGCTACGATGAGGTGGAGGGTGTCAAGCCCAGCCTGTGGATGGTCGGGAACCACAAGCGCGTGGTCTGCATGGACAGCGTAGTGGAGGGGGAGAGCCCGCTGCTCTCCGCCGACCTCACCCTCGCCGGGGATGTGGCGGCGATCCTGGAAGAGCTGACGGCCCTCGCCCCGGCCGACCGCCAGCCCTGGCTGGAGGTGACCACCGTGCGGGAAGCGATGCAACGGCCCCTGCAACGGCCGCTGGCGGAAACCGCCCCGCTCTCCCCTGCGGCGATCACCCGGACGCTGTCCCGTGTACTTCCGGATCGCGGTGTGATCACCGTGGACGTCGGGCTCAACAAGTATGCCATGGGCCTGACCTATCGCATCCGGGGAAGCCAGCGGATCCTCTTCTCCAACGGGCTTTCCGCGATGGGGTTCGCGCTCCCCGCCGCCCTGGGCGCTCGCCTGGCATGCCCCGAGGAGCCCATCGTGGCGGTCAGCGGCGACGGCGGGTTCCTGATGAACGTCCAGGAGCTGGAAACCAGCGCCCGCCACGGGCTCCCGGTGATCGCCCTGGTGCTGCGGGACAACGCCCTGGGATTGATCCACCGGATGCAGATGGCGCGCTTCGGAGATGCCGTGGGCACCACGCTGGGGAACCCAGACCTGCCGACCCTGGCCGCCGCCTTTGGTGCGAGGGGCATCACCGTGGACAGCGTGGACATCCTGGCGGACGTCCTGATCGAAGCCCTCTCCTCCCATCAGACATGGGTAGTCGACATCCCAACTTCCTATGAGGGATGGCTCCAATGA